In the genome of Streptomyces pactum, one region contains:
- a CDS encoding TetR/AcrR family transcriptional regulator has translation MARGRPRSFDADQALEKALDVFWRQGYEGAALSDLTEAMGITKTSMYAAYGNKEQLFRKVLDRYGEGPAGYLLEAVRQPTARAVAEHVLRGAVLATTLPDRPAGCLGVQGALAPGEPGQEAHKLLVAWRRQGERQVRERFEAALAEGDLPPDADPGALARYVFTVAYGVAVQAAGGVSREALRETAELALRAWPS, from the coding sequence ATGGCGAGAGGCCGTCCGCGCTCCTTCGACGCCGACCAGGCGCTGGAGAAGGCCCTCGACGTCTTCTGGCGTCAGGGTTACGAGGGGGCCGCGCTCTCCGATCTGACCGAGGCCATGGGCATCACCAAGACGAGCATGTACGCCGCCTATGGCAACAAGGAGCAGTTGTTCCGCAAGGTCCTCGATCGCTACGGGGAAGGACCGGCCGGATATCTCCTGGAGGCCGTCCGGCAACCGACGGCCCGAGCCGTCGCCGAGCACGTGTTGAGGGGCGCGGTCCTTGCCACCACCCTCCCGGACCGGCCCGCCGGATGCCTCGGGGTGCAGGGCGCCCTGGCCCCCGGCGAGCCCGGTCAGGAGGCGCACAAGCTGCTCGTCGCATGGCGCCGGCAGGGCGAGCGGCAGGTCCGCGAACGCTTCGAGGCCGCCCTGGCGGAGGGTGACCTGCCGCCGGACGCCGACCCCGGGGCCTTGGCGCGCTACGTCTTCACCGTCGCCTACGGGGTGGCGGTCCAGGCGGCCGGCGGGGTGTCCCGGGAGGCACTCCGGGAAACGGCCGAGCTGGCCCTCCGGGCGTGGCCGTCCTGA
- a CDS encoding MarP family serine protease: MNVLDILLLLAAAWFAFVGYRQGFVVGILSVIGFIGGGLAAVYVLPVIWDAATDGGRPSTVAALIAIVLVIVCASVGQAATTHLGNKLRRHITWSPAQALDATGGALVNVLAMLVVAGLIGSALAETTLPTLSKEVRGSKVLQGVTRALPDGANTWANDFSATLAQNGFPQVFSPFADEPITDVPAPDPELAASPVTKEAQRSIVKVVGTASGCGKVLEGSGFVFAPQRVMTNAHVVGGVDEPTVQIGGEGKRYDATIVLYDWKRDIAVLKVPGLRAPILRFTEGDARSGNDAIVAGFPENGAFDVRAARVRDRIEAKGWDIYHRGKVDRDVYSLYTTVRQGNSGGPLLTPEGRVYGVVFAKSLDDRNTGYALTADEVRRDVEQGRTATRPVDSGGCAM; this comes from the coding sequence GTGAACGTGCTGGACATTCTGCTGCTGCTCGCCGCCGCCTGGTTCGCCTTCGTCGGGTACCGGCAGGGGTTCGTCGTCGGCATCCTGTCGGTGATCGGCTTCATCGGCGGCGGGCTGGCGGCGGTCTATGTGCTGCCGGTCATCTGGGACGCCGCCACCGACGGGGGCCGGCCGAGTACGGTCGCCGCGCTCATCGCCATCGTCCTGGTGATCGTCTGCGCCTCGGTCGGCCAGGCCGCCACCACCCACCTGGGCAACAAGCTCCGCCGTCACATCACCTGGTCCCCGGCCCAGGCGCTGGACGCCACGGGCGGCGCGCTCGTCAACGTGCTGGCCATGCTCGTGGTGGCCGGGCTGATCGGCTCGGCCCTGGCGGAGACGACGCTGCCCACGCTGAGCAAGGAGGTCCGCGGCTCCAAGGTGCTCCAGGGCGTCACCCGGGCCCTGCCCGACGGGGCGAACACCTGGGCCAACGACTTCTCCGCCACCCTCGCGCAGAACGGCTTCCCGCAGGTCTTCTCCCCGTTCGCGGACGAGCCCATAACCGATGTGCCGGCCCCCGACCCGGAGCTGGCCGCCAGCCCGGTGACGAAGGAGGCCCAGCGGAGCATCGTCAAGGTCGTGGGCACCGCCTCCGGGTGCGGGAAGGTCCTCGAAGGCAGCGGCTTCGTCTTCGCGCCGCAGCGGGTGATGACCAACGCCCACGTGGTCGGCGGGGTCGACGAGCCCACCGTGCAGATCGGCGGCGAGGGCAAGCGCTACGACGCCACGATCGTGCTCTACGACTGGAAGCGCGACATCGCGGTGCTGAAGGTCCCCGGGCTGCGCGCCCCGATCCTGCGCTTCACCGAGGGGGACGCGCGCAGCGGCAACGACGCCATCGTCGCCGGATTCCCGGAGAACGGCGCGTTCGACGTGCGCGCCGCCCGGGTCCGCGACCGGATCGAGGCCAAGGGCTGGGACATCTACCACCGGGGCAAGGTGGACCGCGACGTGTACTCGCTTTACACGACGGTCCGCCAGGGCAACTCCGGCGGCCCGCTGCTCACCCCGGAGGGGCGGGTCTACGGCGTGGTCTTCGCCAAGTCCCTGGACGACCGGAACACCGGCTACGCCCTCACCGCGGACGAGGTGCGCCGCGACGTCGAGCAGGGCCGCACCGCCACCCGGCCGGTGGACAGCGGCGGCTGCGCGATGTGA
- a CDS encoding bifunctional SulP family inorganic anion transporter/carbonic anhydrase, producing the protein MLQLLNRAGGPAWRRDLPASVVLFLISVPLSLGLALATGAPPQAGLVATIVGGIVAGLLGGVPLQVSGAATGLVVVTTDLVQRYGWRATCAITVLAGLTQLALGALRVARTALAVSPAIVHGMLAGIGVVIAIGQLQVLLDRRPDTSALGNLTSLPDALPNLRPAALLIAAVTVAVLLLWPRLPGRAGRALRTVPAPLAAVAVATAASTGMSLPRVDLPAWRLQALPGLPDGPVLGLIAAVLTVTLVASMESLLSAVAVDRLRATRPGAGPAPAARLDRELAGQGAANIVSGLLGGMAVAGGAIRGSANVGAGAVSRRSTVLHGCWVLVGAVLLVGPLELMPLASLAALVMMVGAKMVSFAHIKHVQRHREFPVYVATLGGVILIGVLQGVLVGIAVAGIVALRRLTHTRITVLGDPEHHLVRVDGQLTFLAVPRLTRALAQVPAGCHAVVELGGSFMDHAAYDALQGWAAAHRAQGGRVTLNGRSGHAIAEPARSHACHPWTPWRNHHCTRPAVTASEGADQLLGGVSAFQRDTAPLVREELARLAREGQRPTQLFLTCADSRLVTSMITSSGPGDLFTVRNVGNLMPPPGSDVSCDSVGAAVEYAVEMLEVDSITVCGHSGCGAMQALLSSPSGPGAPTPLARWLRHGRPSLTRMEAARMTGHPEVVLADRPVADDTERLALVNVMQQLDHLMAHPCVARRVAAGTLTLRGMYFHVGEAQAYVLDAATGTFRAVRPEVAPSLDTVRP; encoded by the coding sequence ATGTTGCAGCTCTTGAACCGGGCCGGAGGGCCCGCCTGGCGCCGGGACCTCCCCGCCTCTGTCGTCCTCTTTCTGATCTCCGTCCCGCTGTCCCTCGGGCTCGCGCTGGCCACCGGCGCCCCGCCCCAGGCGGGCCTGGTCGCGACGATCGTCGGCGGCATCGTCGCCGGCCTCCTGGGCGGTGTCCCCCTGCAGGTCAGCGGGGCGGCCACCGGGCTGGTGGTGGTCACCACCGACCTGGTGCAGCGTTACGGCTGGCGCGCCACCTGTGCCATCACCGTGCTCGCCGGCCTGACCCAGCTGGCCCTCGGCGCCCTGCGGGTGGCCCGTACCGCCCTCGCGGTCAGCCCCGCCATCGTCCACGGCATGCTGGCGGGCATCGGCGTGGTCATCGCGATCGGGCAGCTCCAGGTGCTGCTCGACCGGCGGCCCGACACCTCGGCACTGGGCAACCTCACCTCCCTGCCCGACGCGCTGCCGAACCTCCGGCCGGCCGCCCTGCTGATCGCCGCCGTCACCGTGGCGGTCCTCCTGCTGTGGCCACGGCTGCCGGGCAGGGCGGGCCGCGCGCTGCGCACCGTCCCGGCGCCGCTGGCCGCGGTCGCCGTGGCCACCGCGGCCAGCACCGGCATGTCCCTGCCCAGGGTCGACCTGCCGGCCTGGCGCCTCCAGGCGCTGCCCGGTCTGCCGGACGGCCCGGTCCTGGGGCTGATCGCCGCGGTGCTCACGGTGACGCTGGTCGCCAGCATGGAGTCCCTGCTCTCCGCCGTCGCCGTCGACCGGTTGCGTGCCACCCGGCCCGGCGCCGGCCCGGCTCCCGCCGCCCGCCTCGACCGGGAGCTGGCCGGCCAAGGGGCCGCCAACATCGTCTCGGGCCTGCTGGGCGGGATGGCGGTCGCCGGCGGAGCCATCCGGGGCTCGGCGAACGTCGGCGCCGGCGCCGTGAGCCGCCGGTCCACCGTTCTGCACGGGTGCTGGGTGCTGGTCGGAGCCGTGCTGCTGGTGGGCCCGCTGGAGCTCATGCCGCTGGCCTCACTCGCCGCCCTGGTCATGATGGTCGGGGCGAAGATGGTGAGTTTCGCGCACATCAAGCACGTCCAGCGGCACCGCGAGTTCCCGGTGTACGTGGCCACCTTGGGCGGGGTCATCCTGATCGGTGTCCTCCAGGGGGTCCTCGTCGGCATCGCCGTCGCCGGGATCGTGGCACTGCGCCGGCTCACCCACACCCGGATCACCGTGCTCGGCGATCCGGAGCACCACCTGGTGCGGGTGGACGGCCAGTTGACGTTCCTGGCCGTACCCCGGCTGACCCGCGCCCTCGCCCAGGTGCCGGCCGGCTGCCACGCGGTGGTCGAGCTGGGCGGGTCGTTCATGGACCACGCCGCCTACGACGCGCTGCAGGGCTGGGCCGCCGCACACCGGGCCCAGGGGGGACGGGTCACACTCAACGGCAGATCCGGGCATGCCATCGCCGAACCGGCGCGCAGCCACGCCTGCCACCCCTGGACCCCCTGGCGCAACCACCACTGCACCCGGCCGGCGGTGACCGCCTCGGAGGGCGCGGACCAGTTGCTCGGCGGGGTGAGCGCCTTCCAGCGCGACACCGCGCCGCTGGTCAGGGAGGAGCTGGCGCGGCTCGCCCGCGAAGGGCAGAGACCCACCCAGCTCTTCCTCACCTGTGCCGACTCGCGCCTGGTCACCAGCATGATCACATCAAGCGGTCCGGGTGACCTGTTCACCGTGCGGAACGTCGGCAACCTGATGCCGCCGCCGGGCAGCGATGTCTCGTGCGACTCGGTGGGCGCGGCCGTCGAGTACGCCGTGGAGATGCTGGAGGTGGACAGCATCACGGTCTGCGGGCACTCGGGATGCGGGGCGATGCAGGCCCTGCTCAGCTCCCCCTCCGGGCCGGGGGCCCCGACGCCACTCGCCCGGTGGTTGCGGCACGGCCGGCCGAGCCTCACCCGGATGGAGGCGGCCAGGATGACCGGACACCCGGAGGTCGTCCTCGCCGATCGCCCGGTGGCCGACGACACGGAACGGCTGGCCCTGGTCAATGTGATGCAGCAGCTCGACCATCTGATGGCCCATCCGTGCGTGGCCCGCCGGGTGGCGGCCGGGACGCTCACCCTGCGCGGCATGTACTTCCATGTGGGCGAGGCCCAGGCCTACGTACTGGACGCGGCGACCGGCACGTTCCGGGCGGTACGCCCGGAGGTGGCCCCGAGCCTGGACACCGTACGCCCCTGA
- a CDS encoding NUDIX hydrolase gives MTSTFGGGVAVSAQGLPEWLLPVARVAETVEPRQLSRFLPPERGGRPSAVLVLFGEGPRGPELLLMERAGSLRSHAGQPSFPGGALDPEDGDPEGEGPLRAALREAEEETGLDPSGVQVFGVLPRLYIPVSRFVVTPVLGWWRVPSPVTPVDPAETARVFTVPVADLTDPANRATAFHPSGHQGPAFLVADALVWGFTAGVIDRLLYFAGWERPWDRARRVPLDWHA, from the coding sequence GTGACCAGCACCTTCGGTGGCGGCGTGGCGGTGAGCGCGCAGGGGCTGCCCGAGTGGCTGCTCCCGGTCGCGCGGGTCGCGGAGACGGTCGAACCCCGGCAGCTGAGCCGGTTCCTGCCGCCGGAGCGGGGCGGCCGGCCGTCCGCGGTGCTGGTGCTGTTCGGGGAGGGCCCGCGCGGGCCGGAGCTGCTGCTCATGGAGCGGGCCGGGTCGCTGCGCTCGCACGCCGGCCAGCCGTCCTTCCCCGGCGGGGCGCTGGACCCGGAGGACGGCGACCCGGAGGGCGAGGGGCCGCTGCGGGCCGCGCTGCGGGAGGCGGAGGAGGAGACCGGCCTCGACCCCTCCGGGGTGCAGGTCTTCGGCGTGCTGCCCCGGCTCTACATCCCGGTCAGCCGGTTCGTGGTGACGCCGGTCCTCGGCTGGTGGCGGGTGCCGAGCCCGGTGACGCCGGTGGACCCGGCGGAGACGGCCCGGGTCTTCACCGTGCCGGTGGCCGACCTCACGGACCCGGCGAACCGGGCGACGGCGTTCCATCCCAGCGGCCACCAGGGCCCCGCGTTCCTGGTGGCCGATGCGCTGGTGTGGGGTTTCACCGCCGGGGTGATCGACCGGCTGCTGTACTTCGCGGGCTGGGAGCGGCCCTGGGACCGGGCGAGACGGGTGCCGCTCGACTGGCACGCATGA
- the acs gene encoding acetate--CoA ligase: protein MSNESLANLLKEERRFAPPADLAAHANVTAEAYEQAKADRLGFWATQARRLTWAEEPTETLDWSNPPFAKWFADGKLNVAYNCVDRHVENGLGDRVAIHFEGEPGDSRSITYAELQREVSRAANALVELGVRTGDRVAIYMPMIPETVVAMLACARLGAPHSVVFGGFSADALATRIQDADARVVITADGGYRRGKPSALKPAVDEALTRPGTENVRSVVVVRRTGQPLEEAGGTWTEGRDLWWHELVDRQSDQHTPQAFDAEHPLFILYTSGTTGKPKGILHTTGGYLTQTSYTHHAVFDLKPESDVYWCTADVGWVTGHSYIVYGPLSNGATEVLYEGTPDTPHQGRWWEIVQKYGVTILYTAPTAIRACMKWGDDIPAKFDLSSLRVLGSVGEPINPEAWVWYRKHIGGDTAPVVDTWWQTETGAIMISPLPGVTETKPGSAQVPLPGIAATVVDDDANEVPDGSGGYLVLTEPWPSMLRTIWGDDQRYLDTYWSRFSGRYFAGDGAKKDEDGDIWLLGRVDDVMLVSGHNISTTEVESALVSHPKVAEAAVVGATDPQTTQAICAFVILRGGAAEDEGLVEELRAHVGKQLGPIAKPKRILPVAELPKTRSGKIMRRLLRDVAENRTLGDVTTLTDSSVMALIQSKLPSASSDD from the coding sequence GTGAGCAACGAGAGCCTGGCCAACCTCCTGAAGGAGGAGCGCCGCTTCGCACCGCCTGCCGATCTGGCCGCGCACGCCAACGTCACCGCGGAGGCGTACGAGCAGGCGAAGGCTGACCGGCTGGGCTTCTGGGCCACCCAGGCCCGCCGCCTCACCTGGGCCGAGGAGCCCACCGAGACACTCGACTGGTCCAACCCGCCGTTCGCCAAGTGGTTCGCCGACGGCAAGCTCAACGTCGCGTACAACTGCGTGGACCGGCACGTGGAGAACGGTCTCGGCGACCGGGTCGCCATCCACTTCGAGGGCGAGCCGGGCGACTCCCGGTCGATCACCTACGCGGAGCTCCAGCGCGAGGTGTCCCGGGCCGCCAACGCCTTGGTCGAGCTGGGCGTCCGGACGGGTGACCGGGTCGCCATCTACATGCCGATGATCCCGGAGACGGTCGTGGCGATGCTGGCGTGCGCCCGTCTCGGCGCCCCGCACTCGGTGGTGTTCGGCGGCTTCTCCGCCGACGCCCTCGCCACCCGTATCCAGGACGCGGACGCCCGGGTCGTGATCACCGCGGACGGCGGCTACCGCCGCGGCAAGCCCTCGGCGCTCAAGCCCGCCGTGGACGAGGCGCTCACCCGCCCCGGCACCGAGAACGTCCGCAGCGTGGTGGTGGTCCGCCGCACCGGCCAGCCCCTGGAGGAGGCGGGCGGCACCTGGACCGAGGGCCGCGACCTGTGGTGGCACGAGCTGGTGGACCGCCAGTCGGACCAGCACACCCCGCAGGCGTTCGACGCCGAGCACCCGCTGTTCATCCTGTACACCTCCGGTACCACCGGGAAGCCGAAGGGCATCCTGCACACCACCGGCGGCTACCTCACCCAGACGTCGTACACCCACCACGCGGTCTTCGACCTCAAGCCGGAGTCGGACGTCTACTGGTGCACCGCCGACGTCGGCTGGGTCACCGGCCACTCGTACATCGTCTACGGCCCGCTCAGCAACGGCGCGACCGAGGTGCTGTACGAGGGCACCCCGGACACCCCGCACCAGGGCCGCTGGTGGGAGATCGTCCAGAAGTACGGCGTCACCATCCTCTACACCGCGCCCACCGCGATCCGCGCGTGCATGAAGTGGGGCGACGACATCCCGGCCAAGTTCGACCTCAGCTCGCTGCGGGTGCTCGGCTCGGTCGGCGAGCCGATCAACCCCGAGGCGTGGGTCTGGTACCGCAAGCACATCGGCGGGGACACCGCGCCGGTGGTGGACACCTGGTGGCAGACCGAGACCGGCGCGATCATGATCAGCCCGCTGCCGGGCGTCACCGAGACCAAGCCCGGTTCGGCGCAGGTCCCGCTTCCGGGCATCGCGGCCACCGTGGTCGACGACGACGCCAACGAGGTGCCCGACGGCTCCGGCGGTTACCTGGTGCTCACCGAGCCGTGGCCGTCGATGCTCCGCACCATCTGGGGTGACGACCAGCGCTACCTGGACACCTACTGGTCGCGCTTCAGCGGCCGCTACTTCGCCGGCGACGGGGCGAAGAAGGACGAGGACGGCGACATCTGGCTGCTGGGCCGGGTGGACGACGTGATGCTGGTCTCCGGCCACAACATCTCCACCACCGAGGTGGAGTCGGCGCTGGTGTCGCACCCCAAGGTCGCCGAGGCGGCGGTGGTCGGTGCGACCGACCCGCAGACCACCCAGGCCATCTGTGCGTTCGTCATCCTGCGCGGCGGCGCGGCGGAGGACGAGGGCCTGGTGGAGGAGCTGCGGGCGCACGTCGGCAAGCAGCTGGGACCGATCGCCAAGCCCAAGCGCATCCTCCCGGTCGCCGAGCTGCCCAAGACCCGCTCCGGCAAGATCATGCGGCGGCTGCTGCGGGACGTGGCGGAGAACCGGACCCTGGGGGATGTCACGACCCTGACCGACTCGTCCGTGATGGCGCTGATCCAGAGCAAGCTCCCCAGCGCCTCCAGCGACGACTGA
- the nhaA gene encoding Na+/H+ antiporter NhaA — MAPPFRSTFLGRQSLPERRFVTDALRTETVGGILLLAAAVAALLFANTPLRDVYDDLRTFSFGPEALHLHLSVASWAKDGLLAIFFFVAGIELKRELVAGELRDPKAAALPVVAALCGMVAPALVYVAVNAAGGGSLDGWAVPTATDIAFALAVLAVIGTGLPAALRAFLLTLAVVDDLFAVLIIVIFFTDEIAFLPLVLSFVGLAVFWLLHHEGVRGWYLYVPLAVVIWALMHAGGVHPTVAGVAMGLILRCTTRDGEEHSPAEHIEHLVRPLAAGVAVPLFAFFAAGVSVSGDAVSGVFTRPETLGVVLGLVVGKTLGVFGGSWLAARFTRAELNEDLEWADVLAVASLAGIGFTVSLLIDELAFTEDPVLSDRVKAAVLIGSLLAAVWASILLKWRNARYRKLCAEEDLDEDLDGIPDIYERDNPEYHLRMAAILEARAAEHRRLAEVAAAKDTGDHGPA, encoded by the coding sequence GTGGCCCCGCCCTTCCGCTCCACGTTCCTCGGCCGCCAGTCACTGCCCGAACGGCGCTTCGTCACCGACGCCCTGCGCACCGAGACGGTCGGCGGCATCCTGCTGCTGGCCGCAGCGGTCGCCGCGCTGCTGTTCGCCAACACCCCGCTGCGCGACGTCTACGACGACCTCAGGACCTTCTCCTTCGGCCCGGAGGCACTGCACCTGCACCTCTCGGTGGCCTCCTGGGCGAAGGACGGGTTGCTGGCGATCTTCTTCTTCGTCGCCGGCATCGAACTCAAACGCGAACTGGTCGCGGGTGAGCTGCGCGATCCCAAGGCCGCCGCGCTGCCGGTGGTCGCCGCGCTCTGCGGCATGGTCGCCCCGGCGCTGGTGTACGTGGCCGTCAACGCGGCCGGGGGCGGTTCCCTGGACGGCTGGGCGGTGCCCACCGCGACCGACATCGCCTTCGCGCTCGCCGTCCTCGCCGTGATCGGCACCGGGCTCCCCGCGGCGCTGCGCGCCTTCCTGCTCACCCTCGCCGTCGTGGACGACCTGTTCGCCGTCCTGATCATCGTGATCTTCTTCACCGACGAGATCGCGTTCCTCCCCCTGGTCCTGTCCTTCGTGGGCCTGGCCGTCTTCTGGCTCCTCCACCACGAGGGCGTCCGCGGCTGGTACCTCTACGTCCCGCTCGCGGTCGTCATCTGGGCGCTGATGCACGCCGGCGGGGTCCACCCCACGGTGGCCGGTGTGGCCATGGGGCTGATCCTCCGCTGCACCACCCGCGACGGCGAGGAGCACTCCCCCGCCGAGCACATCGAACACCTGGTGCGCCCACTCGCCGCCGGTGTGGCGGTCCCGCTGTTCGCCTTCTTCGCCGCCGGGGTCTCGGTCTCCGGCGACGCGGTCTCCGGCGTCTTCACCCGTCCGGAGACCCTGGGTGTGGTGCTCGGCCTGGTGGTGGGAAAGACGCTGGGGGTGTTCGGCGGGTCCTGGCTGGCCGCCCGGTTCACCCGGGCCGAACTCAACGAGGACCTGGAGTGGGCGGACGTCCTCGCGGTCGCCTCGCTCGCCGGGATCGGGTTCACCGTCTCGCTGCTCATCGACGAACTCGCGTTCACCGAGGACCCGGTGCTGTCCGACCGGGTGAAGGCGGCGGTGCTGATCGGCTCGTTGCTGGCCGCGGTGTGGGCGAGCATCCTGCTCAAGTGGCGCAACGCCCGGTACCGGAAGCTGTGTGCCGAGGAGGACCTGGACGAGGACCTGGACGGCATCCCGGACATCTACGAGCGGGACAACCCGGAGTACCACCTGCGGATGGCGGCAATCCTGGAAGCGCGGGCCGCGGAACACCGACGCCTCGCCGAAGTGGCCGCGGCCAAGGACACCGGTGACCATGGTCCGGCATGA
- a CDS encoding alpha/beta fold hydrolase: MAVPSAPPPSPSAPPRAARLRRLRLLFLALLVSTTALAGTASGSPRATSAPPSSAPPCAAPEVPKSRNHDAATKHDTAFNRDFRHCFTTVNGVQMHYVIGGTGPQTTVLLHGWPESWYEYRQVMPELLPGRTVIAIDLPGMGDSTGRPTAYTKTALAGYVHGLLNRIGAQRDVRFVAHDFGVGVAYALAARYREQAAGLFLMDFPLVGKNLSFATDVRPLSWHFSFNLQDPLAEQLATGRVGTFLDHFFRHSQISETPQPDPNPPSPIAPRALAEYTRVFSRPQVLHSGFELYRTWSQDEQENKRLQQDPLTIPVRLVTQNGLSGMMLPAVRDAAPGATGTEVDGAGHWLLEERPDRVVEEINSFYPAR, from the coding sequence ATGGCCGTTCCATCGGCACCACCTCCGTCTCCGTCGGCGCCACCTCGGGCCGCACGGCTCCGCAGGCTGCGCCTGCTGTTCCTGGCGCTGCTGGTCAGCACCACAGCCCTGGCCGGCACGGCGTCCGGCTCCCCGCGCGCCACCTCCGCGCCACCGTCCTCCGCACCACCGTGTGCCGCCCCGGAAGTTCCCAAGAGCCGGAACCACGACGCCGCGACCAAGCACGACACCGCCTTCAACCGCGACTTCCGGCACTGCTTCACCACCGTCAACGGAGTGCAGATGCACTACGTCATCGGGGGCACCGGTCCGCAGACGACGGTCCTGCTGCACGGCTGGCCGGAGAGCTGGTACGAGTACCGGCAGGTCATGCCGGAGCTGCTGCCCGGCCGCACGGTCATCGCGATCGACCTGCCCGGGATGGGTGACTCCACCGGGCGCCCCACCGCGTACACCAAGACGGCCCTCGCCGGTTACGTGCACGGCCTGCTCAACCGCATCGGCGCGCAGCGTGACGTACGGTTCGTCGCCCACGACTTCGGGGTCGGGGTCGCCTACGCGCTGGCCGCCCGGTACCGCGAACAGGCGGCCGGACTGTTCCTGATGGACTTCCCGCTGGTCGGCAAGAACCTCTCCTTCGCCACCGACGTCCGCCCCCTGTCCTGGCACTTCTCCTTCAACCTGCAGGACCCGCTGGCGGAACAGCTGGCCACCGGCCGCGTCGGGACCTTCCTGGACCACTTCTTCCGGCACAGCCAGATCTCCGAGACCCCGCAGCCGGACCCCAACCCGCCGAGTCCGATCGCACCGCGTGCGCTCGCCGAGTACACCCGGGTCTTCTCACGCCCCCAGGTGCTCCACTCGGGCTTCGAGCTCTACCGGACCTGGTCACAGGACGAACAGGAGAACAAGAGGCTCCAGCAGGATCCGCTCACCATCCCGGTCCGGCTGGTCACCCAAAACGGGCTCAGTGGGATGATGCTGCCCGCGGTCCGGGACGCCGCACCCGGGGCAACGGGCACCGAGGTGGACGGCGCCGGGCACTGGCTCCTGGAGGAGCGCCCGGACCGCGTGGTCGAGGAGATCAACTCCTTCTACCCGGCCCGCTGA
- a CDS encoding phage holin family protein, with translation MSAAEDGGNRSLGQLVASATTELSALVHDEIALAKAEIRQDAKRAAFGSGAIMGAAVFFLFSLPVLSFALAYGFRAWTDLGLVWCFLIVGGIYWLFGIVLAAFAIAKFKKVKPPQKSIDSAKQTAAVLSNVKPHPRATVDGPVVAVDVTRSSV, from the coding sequence ATGAGCGCAGCCGAAGACGGCGGGAACCGCAGCCTCGGCCAGCTGGTGGCCTCGGCGACCACCGAGCTGTCCGCGCTGGTGCACGACGAGATCGCGCTGGCCAAGGCGGAGATCCGGCAGGATGCGAAGCGGGCCGCGTTCGGCAGCGGTGCGATCATGGGCGCCGCGGTCTTCTTCCTTTTCTCCCTTCCGGTGCTCAGCTTCGCGCTGGCCTACGGCTTCCGCGCGTGGACCGACCTCGGTCTGGTCTGGTGCTTCCTCATCGTCGGCGGGATCTACTGGCTGTTCGGCATCGTGCTGGCCGCCTTCGCCATCGCCAAGTTCAAGAAGGTCAAGCCGCCGCAGAAGTCCATCGACTCGGCCAAGCAGACCGCGGCCGTGCTGTCGAACGTCAAGCCGCACCCGCGTGCCACCGTCGACGGCCCCGTGGTGGCCGTCGACGTGACGCGCTCGTCCGTATGA
- a CDS encoding alpha/beta fold hydrolase — MTVPDTAGALVRLDGPWTHRDVAANGARFHIAELGDGPLVLLLHGFPQFWWTWRHQLTALADAGYRAVAMDLRGVGGSDRTPRGYDPANLALDITGVIRSLGEPDAALVGHDLGGYLAWTAAVMRPKLVRRLAVASSPHPRRWRAAMVADPRQSAAGSHIWGFQRPWIPERRLVADDAALVGRLIRDWSGPVPLEDEVLDVYRRAMSIPSTAHCSIEPYRWMVRSLARPDGFQFNRRMKLPVRVPTLHLHGALDPVVRTRSAAGSGQYVEAPYRWRLFEGLGHFPHEEDPVGFSTELINWLRDPEPDR; from the coding sequence ATGACGGTCCCCGACACCGCCGGCGCGCTGGTCCGGCTGGACGGCCCGTGGACCCATCGGGACGTCGCGGCCAACGGCGCGCGGTTCCACATCGCCGAACTCGGCGACGGGCCGCTGGTCCTGCTGCTCCACGGCTTTCCCCAGTTCTGGTGGACCTGGCGGCACCAGCTGACCGCACTCGCCGATGCCGGCTACCGGGCGGTGGCGATGGACCTGCGCGGTGTGGGCGGCAGCGACCGCACCCCGCGCGGCTACGACCCGGCCAACCTCGCGCTCGACATCACCGGGGTGATCCGCTCGCTCGGCGAGCCGGACGCCGCGCTGGTCGGGCACGACCTCGGTGGCTATCTGGCGTGGACCGCGGCCGTCATGCGGCCCAAGCTGGTCCGCCGGCTGGCGGTCGCCTCCTCCCCGCACCCCCGGCGCTGGCGGGCCGCGATGGTCGCCGACCCACGGCAGTCCGCCGCCGGCAGCCACATCTGGGGCTTCCAGCGCCCGTGGATCCCCGAGCGCCGGCTGGTCGCCGACGACGCGGCCCTGGTGGGCCGCCTGATCCGCGACTGGTCCGGTCCCGTCCCTCTGGAGGACGAGGTGCTCGACGTCTACCGGCGGGCCATGTCCATCCCGTCCACCGCGCACTGCTCCATCGAGCCGTACCGCTGGATGGTGCGGTCGCTGGCCCGCCCGGACGGTTTCCAGTTCAACCGGCGGATGAAACTCCCGGTCCGGGTGCCGACGCTGCATCTGCACGGGGCGCTCGACCCGGTGGTACGCACCCGCAGCGCGGCCGGCTCGGGGCAGTACGTGGAGGCTCCGTACCGCTGGCGGCTCTTCGAGGGCCTGGGCCACTTCCCGCACGAGGAGGACCCGGTCGGCTTCTCCACCGAGCTGATCAACTGGCTGCGGGACCCGGAACCCGACCGCTGA